One genomic segment of Armatimonadota bacterium includes these proteins:
- a CDS encoding type IV pilus twitching motility protein PilT — MHIEDLLREVVTAQASDLHLTSGIKPTMRLWGRLAPMEHHEILSAEDTFQLGYSMLNTFQKQKFEKFWELDLSYGVPGLGRFRVNIYRQRGAVGIAIRVIPMTIPTVEVLNLPPALKELTRKPRGLVLVTGPTGHGKSTTLASMIDFINSERSAHIVTVEDPIEYLHQHRKSIVNQRELGFDTQSFPAALRAVLREDPNVVLIGEMRDLETISAALTIAETGHLVFATLHTANAAQSIDRIIDVFPPYQQQQIRIQISMVLESVISQQLLPNARYKGRVDARPAAGRPRLGGAGGQSWPTLDEIGRIPAVEIMLATPAIRNLVRESKTHQIETAIQTGGQYGMQTMDQSLRDLCLRKMITMEDALSRAIHSEELRKMIREGGGDVEHAGRNTRG; from the coding sequence ATGCACATCGAGGATCTGCTGCGCGAGGTTGTTACAGCCCAGGCGTCGGACCTGCACCTGACCTCCGGGATCAAGCCCACGATGCGCCTGTGGGGCCGGCTGGCGCCGATGGAGCACCACGAGATCCTCTCCGCCGAGGACACATTCCAGCTCGGCTACAGCATGCTCAACACCTTCCAGAAGCAGAAGTTCGAGAAGTTCTGGGAACTCGACCTGTCCTACGGCGTGCCCGGGCTGGGCCGCTTCCGGGTCAACATCTACCGGCAGCGGGGCGCGGTGGGAATCGCCATCCGCGTGATTCCGATGACGATCCCGACGGTGGAGGTCCTGAACCTCCCGCCGGCCCTGAAGGAGCTGACCCGAAAGCCCCGCGGGCTGGTGCTGGTAACCGGTCCCACCGGCCACGGCAAGTCCACGACGCTGGCCTCGATGATTGACTTCATCAACAGCGAGCGCAGCGCCCACATCGTGACCGTGGAGGACCCGATCGAGTACCTCCACCAGCACAGGAAGAGCATCGTCAACCAGCGAGAGCTGGGGTTCGACACGCAGTCGTTCCCGGCGGCGCTGCGCGCCGTGCTGCGCGAGGATCCAAACGTGGTGCTGATCGGTGAGATGCGCGACCTGGAGACGATCTCTGCGGCCTTGACGATCGCCGAGACCGGCCACCTGGTCTTTGCCACGCTGCACACGGCCAACGCCGCACAGTCCATAGACCGGATCATTGACGTCTTCCCGCCCTACCAGCAGCAGCAGATCCGCATTCAGATCTCGATGGTGCTCGAGTCGGTGATCTCGCAGCAACTGCTCCCCAACGCGCGGTACAAGGGGCGGGTAGACGCTCGGCCGGCGGCGGGGAGGCCGCGGTTGGGCGGCGCCGGCGGGCAGAGCTGGCCCACCCTGGACGAGATCGGGCGTATCCCGGCCGTGGAGATCATGCTGGCCACGCCGGCGATCCGCAACCTGGTACGGGAGTCCAAGACGCACCAGATCGAGACGGCGATCCAGACCGGCGGGCAGTACGGGATGCAGACGATGGACCAATCGCTCCGAGACCTGTGCCTGCGCAAGATGATCACGATGGAGGACGCGCTCAGCCGGGCCATCCACAGTGAGGAGCTGCGCAAGATGATCAGAGAGGGCGGCGGCGACGTCGAACACGCCGGCCGCAACACGAGGGGGTAG
- the gspE gene encoding type II secretion system protein GspE produces MRPSRSPAARRRVRLGEILVEAGLITSAQLEQALAAQNASGDRLGKVLVSRGLTTQEAISKAVAGQIGIEFVSVQAVGIPEEVLTALPEALIRRYQVIPLRIEGNALIVGMVDPLDVVALDDIRRVVDRDLIPAAITPEGFQHAVNQYPALEGTLDQVIQEIRPSDVGEEEPGLDKLREIVEDAPVVRLVNLMLVQAVRQGASDVHVEPQEKQLRIRYRIDGTLYSVMTAPKHVQAAATSRVKIMANMNIAERRAPQDGRIELRVDNREIDLRVSSIPTVHGEKVVMRILDKRAALVGVEKLGLLGPDLPRFESLIVKPYGIILITGPTGSGKTTSLYAILNRLNKIDVNIITVEDPVEYQLPGISQVQINPKAGLTFATGLRSFLRQDPDIIMVGEIRDEETARIAINAALTGHLVLSTLHTNDAPGAVARLADMGVEPFLVASSVIGVVAQRLVRLLCQHCREAYTPPAEVSVRYGLAGPDDPPPVVYRAKGCDRCNHIGYKGRIGLFEIMMMDDAIRALVVKEASADVLKHAAVSAGMRTLHGDGVAKVLAGLTSLEELLRVVFVE; encoded by the coding sequence ATGAGGCCCTCTAGGAGCCCCGCGGCCCGCCGCCGGGTCCGTCTGGGTGAGATCCTGGTCGAAGCCGGGCTCATCACCAGCGCCCAGCTTGAACAGGCGCTGGCGGCCCAGAACGCGAGCGGCGACCGACTCGGCAAGGTGCTCGTCAGCCGCGGGCTGACGACCCAGGAGGCCATCTCCAAGGCCGTGGCCGGCCAGATAGGGATCGAGTTCGTCAGCGTGCAGGCGGTTGGGATTCCCGAGGAGGTGCTCACGGCCCTCCCCGAGGCCTTGATCCGGCGCTACCAGGTCATCCCGCTGCGCATCGAGGGAAACGCGCTTATCGTGGGGATGGTGGACCCGCTGGACGTGGTGGCCCTCGACGACATCCGGCGCGTGGTGGACCGCGACCTGATCCCTGCCGCGATTACGCCCGAAGGGTTCCAGCACGCCGTCAACCAGTACCCGGCGCTCGAGGGCACCCTGGATCAGGTCATCCAGGAGATCCGCCCCTCGGACGTGGGCGAGGAGGAACCCGGGCTAGACAAGCTGCGCGAGATCGTCGAGGACGCGCCGGTCGTTCGCCTGGTGAACCTGATGCTGGTCCAGGCGGTCCGCCAGGGCGCCAGCGACGTCCACGTGGAGCCGCAGGAGAAGCAGCTCCGCATTCGCTACCGTATTGATGGCACGCTCTACAGCGTCATGACCGCGCCCAAGCACGTGCAGGCCGCGGCCACCAGCCGCGTGAAGATCATGGCCAACATGAACATCGCCGAGCGGCGTGCCCCGCAGGACGGCCGCATCGAACTGCGCGTGGACAACCGCGAGATTGACCTGCGCGTCTCCAGCATTCCTACCGTGCATGGCGAGAAGGTGGTAATGCGGATCCTGGACAAGCGGGCGGCGCTGGTTGGCGTGGAGAAGCTCGGCCTGCTGGGTCCGGACCTGCCGCGGTTCGAGTCGCTGATCGTCAAGCCCTACGGGATCATCCTGATCACCGGCCCGACCGGCAGCGGCAAGACGACAAGTCTGTACGCGATCCTCAACCGGCTCAACAAGATTGACGTCAACATCATCACCGTCGAGGACCCGGTTGAGTACCAGCTCCCCGGCATCAGCCAGGTCCAGATCAACCCCAAGGCCGGCCTAACCTTTGCCACGGGCCTGCGTTCTTTCCTGCGGCAGGACCCCGACATCATAATGGTCGGCGAGATCCGCGACGAGGAAACCGCGCGGATTGCGATCAACGCCGCGCTGACCGGCCACCTGGTCCTCTCGACGCTGCACACCAACGACGCGCCCGGGGCCGTTGCCCGGCTGGCGGACATGGGCGTGGAGCCGTTCCTGGTGGCCTCTTCGGTCATCGGCGTGGTCGCGCAGCGCCTGGTGCGGCTGCTCTGCCAGCACTGCCGCGAGGCGTACACGCCCCCGGCGGAGGTGTCGGTGCGCTACGGTCTGGCAGGCCCGGACGATCCCCCGCCTGTCGTCTACCGGGCAAAGGGCTGCGACCGGTGTAACCACATCGGGTACAAGGGGCGCATCGGTCTTTTCGAGATCATGATGATGGACGACGCGATCCGCGCGCTGGTCGTGAAGGAGGCCTCCGCGGACGTCCTCAAGCACGCTGCGGTTTCCGCGGGGATGCGCACGCTGCACGGGGACGGCGTGGCCAAGGTGCTGGCCGGATTGACCTCGCTGGAGGAACTGCTCCGCGTCGTGTTCGTCGAATAG
- a CDS encoding MerR family transcriptional regulator yields MIVDKCAPIYPIRTVAHLTGVNPRRIRAWEDQYNLFAPARTGGGHRLYSEEDVERIRWVKAMVERGLSLKGIQRLVERPRSAELAVEGRGAAR; encoded by the coding sequence ATGATCGTGGACAAGTGCGCGCCCATCTACCCGATACGGACGGTGGCGCACCTGACGGGCGTCAACCCCAGGCGCATCCGCGCGTGGGAGGACCAGTACAACCTGTTCGCCCCGGCCCGCACAGGGGGAGGACACCGGCTCTACAGCGAAGAGGACGTGGAGCGCATCCGGTGGGTGAAGGCGATGGTCGAGCGGGGCCTGAGTCTGAAGGGCATCCAGCGGTTGGTAGAGCGTCCCCGGTCAGCCGAGCTGGCCGTGGAGGGAAGGGGAGCTGCCCGATGA